One Cryobacterium psychrophilum DNA segment encodes these proteins:
- a CDS encoding flavodoxin family protein, with the protein MNRSWRAFVVADTYASIFGTPTYTGSASDAFHAFAEASSKPWMQRTWQDKLAAGFTNSGSMSGDKLHTLQHLSLLAALHGMHWVSLGPLPGWNTTTSTDHDDNRLAFDLGAGA; encoded by the coding sequence TTGAACCGCTCTTGGCGGGCGTTTGTTGTTGCCGACACTTACGCCAGCATCTTCGGAACCCCGACCTACACGGGAAGTGCGTCAGACGCATTCCATGCTTTCGCTGAGGCGTCCTCCAAGCCCTGGATGCAACGCACGTGGCAGGACAAGCTCGCCGCCGGATTCACCAACTCCGGCTCCATGAGCGGCGACAAGCTGCACACGCTGCAGCACCTCTCTCTCCTCGCCGCACTGCACGGCATGCATTGGGTCAGTCTCGGGCCGCTCCCCGGCTGGAACACCACCACGTCCACCGACCACGACGACAACCGTCTTGCCTTCGACCTCGGAGCCGGCGCATAG
- a CDS encoding ABC transporter ATP-binding protein, whose protein sequence is MSMEGAAWSSLYKISTARDGKHGFSRESVRRIMTFAVPYRSKLLIFITLSTVGAFLAVATPVLAGQVVDVIVAQGAATTIVWLAVVIALVAVADAAVSLVTRWYSARIGEGVILDLRTAVFNHVQKMPIAFFTRTRTGALVSRLNNDVIGAQQAFSGTLSGVVTNVVALILTLIVMLSTSWLVTVLAVIMLPIFLVPARRMGSRLAALRREAADHNSAMSTQMTERFSAPGATLVKLFGRPDEEAEEFRVRAARVRDIGVRTAMLQFVFFTALMLVSALALALVYGLGGFLALAGQLNTGDVVTLALLLTRLYAPLTGLANARVEIMSAVVSFERVFEVLDLEPLIQEKPDAVAVPEGPVAVEFDDVRFAYPSADKVSLASLEEVATLDTRGGEEVLHGVSFRIEPGQTVALVGSSGAGKSTIAQLLSRLYDVDSGAVRLAGTDVRDVTFASMRHTLGMVTQDGHLFHETILSNLRLARPEATDDEVWDAVRRARLEPLIRSLPDQLDTMVGERGYRLSGGERQRMTIARLLLAQPRVVILDEATAALDSTSEAAVQAALSEALKGRTAMVIAHRLSTIRSADLILVVEDGSIVERGTHEELLAVGGRYEELHRTQFAVQKNVAADEEALSGIGTVS, encoded by the coding sequence ATGAGCATGGAAGGCGCGGCCTGGAGCTCGCTCTACAAGATCTCAACCGCCAGGGACGGCAAGCACGGCTTCTCCCGTGAGTCCGTTCGGCGGATCATGACGTTCGCGGTGCCCTACCGGTCCAAGCTGCTGATCTTCATCACCCTCTCCACCGTGGGGGCTTTCCTCGCGGTCGCGACGCCGGTACTCGCCGGCCAGGTGGTCGACGTCATCGTCGCCCAGGGCGCGGCCACCACGATCGTGTGGCTCGCCGTCGTCATCGCCCTCGTGGCCGTGGCCGACGCCGCCGTGTCACTCGTGACGCGCTGGTACTCGGCGCGGATCGGCGAAGGCGTGATCCTGGACCTCCGCACCGCCGTCTTCAACCACGTGCAGAAGATGCCGATCGCGTTCTTCACCCGCACACGGACGGGCGCCCTCGTGAGCCGCCTCAACAACGATGTGATCGGCGCTCAGCAGGCCTTCAGCGGCACGCTGTCCGGCGTGGTCACGAACGTCGTGGCGCTGATCCTCACCCTGATCGTCATGCTCAGCACGTCCTGGCTCGTGACGGTTCTCGCCGTGATCATGCTCCCCATCTTCCTGGTACCCGCCCGCCGTATGGGCAGTCGCCTCGCTGCGCTGCGCCGCGAGGCCGCCGATCACAATTCCGCCATGAGCACGCAGATGACCGAGCGCTTCTCGGCGCCCGGCGCCACCCTCGTCAAGCTGTTCGGCCGGCCCGACGAGGAGGCCGAGGAGTTCCGCGTCCGCGCCGCCCGCGTCCGCGACATCGGGGTCCGCACCGCGATGCTGCAGTTCGTCTTCTTCACCGCACTGATGCTCGTCTCCGCTCTCGCCCTCGCGCTCGTGTATGGGCTCGGCGGCTTCCTCGCACTGGCCGGCCAGCTGAATACCGGTGACGTGGTCACCCTGGCGCTCCTCCTCACCCGCCTCTACGCGCCGCTCACCGGCCTCGCAAACGCACGGGTGGAGATCATGAGCGCGGTGGTCAGCTTCGAGCGCGTCTTCGAGGTGCTCGACCTCGAACCGCTCATCCAGGAGAAGCCTGACGCCGTCGCCGTCCCCGAAGGCCCGGTGGCCGTCGAGTTCGACGACGTCCGCTTCGCCTACCCGTCCGCGGACAAAGTGTCTCTCGCCTCTCTCGAGGAGGTTGCCACGCTGGACACCCGCGGCGGCGAGGAGGTGCTGCACGGCGTGTCCTTCAGGATCGAGCCGGGGCAGACCGTTGCCCTCGTTGGTTCGTCCGGTGCCGGCAAGTCCACGATTGCGCAGCTCCTCTCGCGCCTGTATGACGTCGACAGCGGCGCCGTGCGCCTCGCGGGGACGGATGTCCGCGATGTCACTTTTGCCTCCATGCGGCACACCCTGGGCATGGTGACGCAGGACGGCCACCTGTTCCACGAGACCATCCTCTCCAATCTGCGCCTCGCGAGGCCGGAGGCGACCGACGACGAGGTGTGGGACGCCGTCCGCCGTGCAAGGCTCGAGCCGCTCATCCGGTCCCTGCCGGACCAGCTGGACACCATGGTGGGAGAGCGTGGCTACCGATTGTCCGGGGGTGAGCGCCAGCGGATGACCATCGCGAGGCTCCTGCTCGCCCAGCCGCGCGTCGTCATCCTCGACGAGGCGACGGCGGCACTGGACTCGACGTCTGAGGCCGCCGTGCAGGCGGCGCTCAGCGAGGCGCTCAAGGGACGGACAGCGATGGTGATCGCACACCGCCTCTCCACCATCCGCAGCGCGGACCTGATCCTCGTGGTTGAGGACGGCTCGATCGTGGAGCGCGGCACGCACGAGGAACTGCTGGCCGTGGGTGGGCGGTACGAGGAATTGCACCGGACCCAGTTCGCCGTGCAGAAGAATGTTGCGGCCGATGAGGAAGCGCTGAGCGGGATCGGGACTGTCTCTTAA
- a CDS encoding tyrosine-type recombinase/integrase has product MKLELQYTIQCRHDQATLITGPSMVTWVVRKVKEAGVDSMLDLAVDQWRELAGQKAGSYTKLLEFARDAVDALHEGVGWEVEYSRDVWRLHRLPGLTVSPGKRPNSRSHLRFDRLSQPWLKSLAKRWARLRLSSGLTRNTVSADILGLTRFSAFLTETGLAADALADVDREVLERFLAWVSTQPIGHGAKEDAITAPGTFFQAIRQHDWDGSLSTSAVFFPSDFPRRPARTDRHVAEHIMTQVESVANLDRWPTAEGLLITLILIQGGLRATDACTLSFDCIVHDGQGAPYLRYFNNKMRREAAIPIDEDLETAIRTQQQRVAKRWPAEHPHLFPALIGNAGGQNPMTYYSYRNMLISWLSTCKVLDEHGQPAHLTPHQWRHTFASRLINRDVPQEVIRVLLDHESTQMTAHYARLTDQTVRRRWEAATKVNITGEQVDISAEGPLGQAQWAKTRFGMATQTLPHGYCGLPVQKSCPHANACLTCPLFLTGPEFLPELREHRGRTLTLIDKSKANGHTRVAEMNKGVLTNLDKMISQIDGDATGLPDAI; this is encoded by the coding sequence GTGAAGCTCGAATTGCAGTACACCATTCAGTGTCGCCATGATCAAGCCACCCTCATCACGGGGCCATCGATGGTGACGTGGGTGGTGCGCAAGGTCAAGGAGGCTGGGGTGGACTCGATGCTGGACCTTGCGGTGGACCAGTGGCGTGAGCTGGCCGGTCAGAAGGCTGGCAGCTATACAAAGCTTCTCGAGTTCGCTCGGGACGCGGTCGATGCTTTACACGAGGGTGTCGGCTGGGAAGTTGAGTACTCGCGCGATGTTTGGCGTCTTCACCGGCTACCCGGGCTGACGGTGTCTCCAGGCAAGCGGCCCAACTCCCGTAGTCACTTACGTTTCGACCGGCTAAGCCAACCATGGTTGAAATCGTTGGCCAAACGCTGGGCTCGACTGCGCCTGAGCTCTGGCTTGACCCGGAACACCGTGTCCGCCGACATTCTGGGGCTGACTCGGTTTAGCGCCTTCCTGACCGAGACCGGCTTGGCCGCTGACGCTCTGGCCGATGTGGATCGGGAGGTACTGGAACGCTTCCTGGCATGGGTGTCTACTCAGCCGATTGGACACGGCGCAAAGGAAGACGCGATCACGGCACCAGGTACTTTCTTTCAAGCGATTCGCCAGCACGACTGGGATGGCAGCTTGTCGACCAGTGCTGTGTTTTTCCCTAGCGATTTCCCTCGTCGTCCAGCCAGAACCGACCGTCACGTTGCCGAGCACATCATGACGCAAGTCGAATCGGTAGCCAACCTTGACCGATGGCCTACCGCCGAGGGTCTCCTCATCACGCTCATCTTGATCCAAGGCGGATTGAGGGCAACAGACGCCTGCACCTTATCGTTCGATTGCATCGTCCATGATGGGCAGGGAGCGCCCTACCTCCGCTATTTCAACAACAAGATGCGTCGGGAGGCGGCCATTCCGATCGATGAGGACCTGGAAACGGCGATTCGTACGCAACAACAACGAGTGGCGAAGCGCTGGCCCGCTGAGCATCCTCATCTGTTCCCGGCATTGATAGGCAACGCCGGAGGGCAAAATCCGATGACCTACTACAGCTACCGGAACATGTTGATCTCGTGGTTATCCACCTGCAAGGTCCTCGATGAACACGGCCAGCCGGCGCACCTGACACCGCATCAATGGAGACACACGTTCGCCTCACGACTCATCAACCGCGATGTCCCTCAGGAAGTCATCCGGGTCCTACTGGACCACGAATCGACCCAAATGACCGCTCACTACGCACGACTCACCGACCAGACTGTTCGTCGTCGTTGGGAAGCGGCCACCAAGGTCAACATCACGGGGGAACAGGTTGACATTAGCGCCGAAGGACCGCTGGGCCAAGCTCAATGGGCCAAGACACGATTTGGCATGGCAACCCAGACTCTGCCCCATGGCTATTGCGGTTTGCCGGTGCAAAAGAGTTGTCCGCACGCCAACGCTTGTCTGACCTGTCCGCTGTTCCTGACTGGACCTGAGTTCTTGCCCGAGTTGCGCGAGCACCGTGGTCGAACCCTGACCCTGATCGACAAATCAAAAGCGAACGGTCACACCCGCGTGGCAGAGATGAATAAGGGAGTATTGACCAATCTCGACAAGATGATCAGCCAAATTGACGGCGACGCCACCGGGCTTCCCGATGCGATCTGA
- a CDS encoding tyrosine-type recombinase/integrase has product MKVQRVLMPSSQAESWTVLGDDLSPIDPVERFLAYLASIERSPNTVKAYAHDLKDWFAFLSSRSLDWRLVTLEDVAGYVAWLRLSPAARDGQVLMLPLVKHHCSASSVNRKLAALTSFCEFHARHGVPLSGLLVTMAPAGWRSHTSTSFKPFLHHITKNNDQRRRTIKLSSSPPQPRILTVTEAQAILDACEHLRDRFLFALLLDTGVRIGEALGLRHEDLAIAERAVAIVPRDNENRVRVKGGRSRVIPASAELMRLYADYLNDEYGALDSDYVFVNLWGRPRGHPLTYPAVYDLVGRLRRRTGVFFGPHWFRHTYATWLLRRGAGVENVKELLGHASITTTMDTYGHLTVEDARASLQTAGWFTGQEVRW; this is encoded by the coding sequence ATGAAAGTCCAACGTGTGCTCATGCCAAGTTCTCAGGCCGAGTCCTGGACGGTGCTTGGCGATGATCTCTCGCCTATAGATCCAGTTGAACGGTTCCTGGCCTATCTCGCTTCGATCGAACGGTCGCCGAACACCGTCAAGGCATACGCCCATGACTTGAAGGACTGGTTTGCTTTTCTCTCCAGCCGAAGCCTTGACTGGCGTTTGGTCACACTGGAGGACGTCGCCGGGTACGTGGCGTGGCTTCGGCTGTCACCTGCGGCTCGAGATGGTCAGGTGTTGATGTTGCCTTTGGTGAAGCATCACTGCAGTGCGTCGAGCGTGAATCGTAAACTTGCCGCGTTGACGTCGTTTTGTGAGTTTCATGCCCGTCACGGAGTGCCCTTGTCGGGGCTGCTGGTCACTATGGCACCAGCAGGGTGGAGGTCGCACACGTCAACGTCGTTCAAACCGTTCCTTCATCACATCACGAAGAATAACGATCAGCGTCGTCGCACAATCAAACTGTCGTCCTCGCCTCCGCAACCCAGAATCCTCACGGTCACCGAGGCTCAAGCGATCCTCGATGCTTGCGAGCATTTACGAGACCGGTTCTTATTCGCTCTGCTGCTGGATACTGGCGTGCGCATTGGTGAGGCCCTCGGACTACGGCATGAGGATTTGGCTATAGCCGAACGGGCGGTCGCCATCGTGCCGCGGGACAACGAGAACCGTGTTCGAGTTAAGGGCGGTAGATCACGGGTGATTCCGGCCAGTGCCGAACTGATGCGTCTCTATGCGGACTACCTCAACGATGAGTATGGTGCGCTGGACTCCGACTATGTTTTCGTGAACCTGTGGGGCCGTCCCCGGGGGCATCCATTGACCTACCCCGCCGTTTACGATCTCGTGGGCCGCTTGCGCCGACGCACCGGCGTTTTCTTTGGCCCACATTGGTTCCGCCACACGTATGCGACGTGGTTGTTGCGCCGGGGAGCTGGAGTTGAAAACGTCAAGGAACTGCTGGGTCATGCCTCGATTACGACAACGATGGACACCTACGGTCATCTCACCGTCGAAGACGCGCGGGCGAGTCTTCAGACTGCTGGCTGGTTCACCGGTCAGGAAGTACGCTGGTGA
- a CDS encoding DUF6262 family protein, translating into MRSDNSRHIVASAQNRSIETRARALQALRRLDAGGKAITFESVAREANVSRSWLYTQPDLRAEIQQRRTRETSTSGTVLTPHRQRASDASLLCRLDAANERLHRLENDNRELRAALAQALGLAREDRVLGRRPLDTPGRQSLEIVESP; encoded by the coding sequence ATGCGATCTGATAACTCCCGCCACATTGTTGCCTCCGCCCAGAACCGATCCATTGAGACCCGTGCTCGTGCACTGCAGGCGCTGCGGCGTCTCGACGCTGGCGGCAAGGCGATCACATTCGAGTCAGTCGCCCGCGAGGCCAACGTCTCCCGGTCCTGGCTATATACGCAACCCGATCTTCGGGCAGAAATCCAACAACGACGCACCCGTGAGACGTCCACATCGGGAACTGTATTAACCCCTCATCGACAACGTGCCTCGGACGCGTCGCTGCTCTGCCGACTGGACGCGGCCAACGAACGATTGCATCGACTTGAGAACGACAACCGTGAACTACGTGCCGCCTTGGCCCAAGCCCTCGGCCTCGCGCGGGAAGACCGTGTCCTCGGACGACGACCTCTCGACACGCCCGGGCGACAGAGTTTAGAAATTGTTGAATCGCCTTGA
- a CDS encoding NAD(P)H-quinone oxidoreductase has translation MTKTMTAVEYDGAGGPEMIRVVKRPRPEAGPGEVLIKVAAAGLNRADVQQRRGVYPPPPGASDIPGLEVSGTIAALGRDVHGHVAGASVCALLAGGGYAEYVAVPAGQVLPVPGNTGLVEAAALPEVTCTVWSNLFMEAGVVTGDWVLVHGGAGGIGTMATQMVAAFGAHPVVTAGSGEKLEYCRGFGAEAGINYRNDDFVERMREFSLGHGADVILDVVGATYLDRNLRALA, from the coding sequence ATGACGAAAACTATGACAGCCGTTGAGTATGACGGCGCCGGGGGACCGGAAATGATACGCGTCGTCAAGCGTCCACGACCAGAAGCGGGACCGGGTGAGGTGCTCATTAAGGTCGCCGCCGCCGGGTTGAATCGCGCGGACGTCCAGCAACGGCGCGGGGTCTATCCGCCGCCGCCCGGTGCCTCGGATATCCCCGGCCTGGAGGTCAGCGGCACGATAGCGGCACTGGGCAGGGACGTCCATGGACACGTGGCCGGGGCATCAGTCTGTGCGCTGCTTGCCGGGGGCGGATACGCCGAATACGTTGCAGTACCGGCGGGGCAGGTCCTTCCGGTACCCGGGAACACCGGATTGGTCGAGGCGGCCGCGCTGCCTGAGGTCACCTGCACGGTGTGGTCGAACCTGTTCATGGAAGCGGGGGTAGTCACCGGCGATTGGGTGCTAGTTCACGGCGGGGCCGGCGGCATCGGCACCATGGCCACCCAGATGGTTGCGGCGTTTGGGGCCCATCCTGTGGTCACCGCCGGCAGTGGGGAGAAGCTCGAGTACTGCCGTGGGTTCGGCGCCGAGGCGGGGATAAACTATCGGAACGACGATTTCGTCGAGCGGATGCGCGAATTTTCGCTCGGGCACGGGGCCGACGTGATTCTCGATGTAGTCGGCGCGACTTATCTGGACCGCAATCTGCGCGCCTTAGCCTGA